A portion of the Pseudopipra pipra isolate bDixPip1 chromosome 1, bDixPip1.hap1, whole genome shotgun sequence genome contains these proteins:
- the GPR20 gene encoding G-protein coupled receptor 20, translating to MPTSSTQLLAVDSINSTQQPNASIYLFSKFIHEDKELSTEFYNLWIVLMVVNAIIFLVGVVLNSLALYVFCFRTKTKTTSVIYTINLIVTDLLVGFSLPVRIIMFYSAGDCQHCSLIHIFGYFVNMYCSILFLTCICVDRYLAIVQVEASRKWRNPTCAKGICVFIWIFATVVTFSILTMAIKFAECCLSKILVLMVCEYFFPLIIIIFFTTRIMCALSKPSLMHQSRERRMRAVQLLITVLIIFMICFTPFHVRQVAISINPDMPHNVSILVYHVTVTLSSLNSCMDPIVYCFVTNNFQSTMKNIFRKAEPEQTNVDILGMNKSSKGSNAIIAFSNTIGSPVSLPSPSAVQI from the coding sequence ATGCCGACCTCCTCCACCCAACTGCTAGCAGTTGACTCCATCAACTCCACCCAGCAACCCAACGCCAGCATCTACTTGTTCTCCAAGTTCATCCACGAAGACAAAGAACTGTCCACAGAATTTTACAACCTGTGGATTGTCCTGATGGTAGTCAATGCCATCATTTTCCTCGTGGGTGTTGTGCTGAACAGCTTGGCACTGTACGTCTTCTGCTTCCGTACCAAGACAAAAACCACCTCTGTTATTTACACCATAAACTTGATTGTTACTGATCTCTTGGTAGGCTTTTCCTTGCCTGTCCGGATCATCATGTTCTACAGTGCAGGGGACTGCCAGCATTGCTCCTTGATTCACATCTTCGGCTACTTTGTCAACATGTACTGCAGCATTCTCTTCCTGACGTGTATCTGTGTTGACCGATACCTGGCCATCGTACAGGTGGAGGCCTCACGGAAATGGAGGAACCCCACCTGTGCCAAGGGAATCTGCGTCTTCATCTGGATCTTTGCCACAGTGGTGACTTTCTCCATCCTGACCATGGCAATAAAGTTTGCTGAGTGTTGCCTCTCCAAGATTCTGGTCCTGATGGTCTGCGAGTACTTCTTCCCCCTCATCATAATCATCTTCTTCACCACAAGGATTATGTGTGCCCTGTCCAAGCCCAGCCTCATGCACCAGAGCCGGGAGAGGAGGATGAGGGCTGTGCAGCTCCTGATCACCGTCCTCATCATCTTCATGATCTGCTTCACTCCTTTCCACGTGCGGCAGGTCGCAATCTCCATCAACCCAGACATGCCCCATAATGTCAGCATCCTCGTCTACCATGTGACAGTGACCCTGAGTAGCCTCAACAGCTGCATGGACCCCATTGTCTACTGCTTTGTCACCAACAACTTCCAGTCAACcatgaaaaatatcttcaggAAAGCTGAGCCAGAGCAAACCAACGTGGACATCCTGGGCATGAACAAGAGCTCCAAGGGCTCCAATGCAATCATCGCCTTCTCAAACACAATAGGGAGCCCTGTGAGCTTGCCATCACCAAGTGCTGTCCAGATATAA